The uncultured Fibrobacter sp. genome window below encodes:
- a CDS encoding toxin-antitoxin system YwqK family antitoxin has translation MNKLNYMVRPVVLAGVFASAMIFSACEDVRVENYPSGKIRIETTYVKDKKEGPEKEYYENGNVKREANYVNDRREGVVKEYY, from the coding sequence ATGAACAAATTAAATTACATGGTGCGTCCGGTGGTTCTTGCTGGCGTATTCGCTTCTGCCATGATTTTTAGCGCGTGCGAAGATGTGCGCGTTGAAAATTACCCCAGTGGAAAAATCCGTATCGAGACGACCTATGTCAAGGACAAGAAGGAAGGCCCCGAAAAGGAATACTACGAAAACGGTAACGTGAAGCGTGAAGCCAATTATGTGAATGACCGCCGCGAAGGAGTTGTCAAGGAATATTACGA